The proteins below come from a single Coleofasciculus chthonoplastes PCC 7420 genomic window:
- a CDS encoding phosphate-starvation-inducible PsiE family protein: FEIFGLFLNVLIALEILENITAYLRKHVVQVELVIVTSLIAVARKIIILNLDKTGGLEIIGLALAILSLSISYWIIRRTTAKKPH; this comes from the coding sequence TTTGAAATTTTTGGGCTATTTTTAAATGTCCTGATTGCCCTGGAAATTCTGGAAAATATTACTGCTTATCTGCGGAAGCATGTTGTTCAAGTTGAACTGGTTATCGTCACCTCCCTAATTGCCGTTGCCCGTAAAATTATCATTTTAAACCTTGACAAAACCGGAGGACTTGAAATTATTGGTTTAGCCCTGGCGATTCTCTCTCTCTCCATCAGTTACTGGATTATCCGCCGCACTACAGCAAAAAAACCTCATTGA
- a CDS encoding nitrate reductase associated protein, protein MTHFFQFEQDFVDSLRCIPMQVRMKLDTCGVKLKLAHWHQFTQQERQTLVEMPTTTAQENQAYQQYLQKLVTNYTGKPASELPIDPNPACMDATIIPENVQTKAQEFGVSLMPEQWEALTPTQRFALIKLTRPSHENRNFLPALKEFKLI, encoded by the coding sequence ATGACTCACTTCTTCCAATTTGAGCAAGATTTCGTCGATTCCTTACGCTGCATCCCTATGCAGGTACGAATGAAATTAGACACCTGTGGCGTCAAACTTAAATTAGCCCACTGGCATCAATTCACCCAGCAAGAACGTCAGACGTTAGTGGAAATGCCCACAACCACAGCCCAAGAAAACCAAGCCTATCAGCAGTATTTACAAAAATTAGTGACGAATTATACCGGGAAACCTGCCTCAGAACTGCCTATCGATCCTAATCCAGCCTGTATGGATGCGACAATAATTCCTGAGAATGTTCAAACGAAAGCCCAAGAATTTGGCGTTTCCCTCATGCCTGAACAGTGGGAAGCCCTAACTCCCACCCAGCGCTTTGCCCTAATTAAACTGACGCGCCCTAGTCATGAAAACCGAAACTTTTTGCCTGCACTCAAAGAATTTAAGCTCATCTAA
- a CDS encoding PAS domain-containing sensor histidine kinase translates to MLNFLPPTPSTGSQASDPFFTLSLDMLCVLGKDDHFQQLNPRWEEILGFTNHELLAQPWLDLIHPHDQRLTIAKLETLTHNPTASIRFRNRCRCADGSYKSLLWNASIHPENQLIYAVVRDQTECKQSKEALRESEERFRCLVENVKDYAIYMLDPEGRVISWNQGAERINGYREDEILGESVSRFYLPEDVQAGKLEQALKIAAENGRFEDESYRVRQDRSRFWANAVITALYDKKGRLRGFTKVVRDITERKLAQEALQNAHDDLERRVTERTAELVQVNQRLRREIKERKQVEHQLRRSQAQLEQQTQQLQDALQKLKHTQAQLVHSEKMSSLGQLVAGVAHEINNPVNFIYGNLNYAEQYFQDILELLELYQESSPQPSAKVQEHIELIDLNFITTDLPKLLHSMKVGADRIYQIVRSLRNFSHLDRAEKTSVDIHEGINNTLLILQSRIKGKARQSTITVVKNYGDLPLIECYAGQLNQVFMNILCNALDALEEGLEKGALGESTSSKNPMIEVGTQVINENWIAIRIADNGVGIPDSVKQRLFDPFFTTKPVGKGTGLGLSISYQIVVEKHGGHLKCFSSPGQGTEFVIEIPIEPNLEQYCCSKVYQKQVDSNVRSSQSSISNSLNRMAFN, encoded by the coding sequence ATGCTAAATTTCTTACCGCCAACCCCAAGCACCGGGAGTCAGGCTTCCGATCCTTTTTTCACGCTCTCGTTGGATATGCTGTGCGTTTTGGGGAAAGATGATCATTTCCAGCAACTTAATCCCCGATGGGAGGAAATACTAGGCTTTACTAATCATGAACTTTTAGCGCAACCGTGGCTGGATTTGATTCATCCACACGATCAACGATTAACAATCGCAAAGCTAGAAACCCTTACCCATAATCCGACAGCATCAATCCGGTTTAGAAATCGCTGTCGTTGTGCAGATGGATCATACAAATCACTGTTGTGGAATGCTTCCATCCACCCCGAAAATCAATTGATTTACGCCGTAGTGCGCGATCAAACTGAATGCAAGCAATCCAAGGAAGCCCTACGAGAGAGTGAAGAACGCTTCCGATGTCTGGTAGAAAATGTTAAAGACTATGCCATTTATATGCTAGACCCAGAGGGACGGGTCATCAGTTGGAATCAAGGGGCTGAACGGATTAATGGGTATCGAGAAGACGAGATTCTCGGTGAATCCGTGTCTCGATTTTATTTACCCGAAGATGTTCAGGCAGGTAAACTAGAGCAAGCCCTAAAAATCGCGGCAGAAAACGGTCGATTTGAGGATGAAAGTTACCGAGTTCGCCAGGATAGATCAAGGTTTTGGGCTAATGCAGTGATTACAGCGCTGTACGACAAGAAAGGGCGATTGCGCGGGTTTACCAAGGTAGTCCGGGATATCACTGAACGCAAACTAGCACAAGAAGCGCTACAAAATGCTCATGATGACTTAGAACGACGGGTTACCGAACGCACGGCTGAACTGGTACAAGTTAATCAGCGACTCAGACGGGAAATTAAGGAACGTAAGCAAGTCGAACATCAACTGCGGCGATCGCAAGCCCAGTTGGAACAACAGACTCAGCAATTGCAAGACGCCCTGCAAAAGCTGAAACACACTCAAGCTCAACTCGTCCACTCCGAAAAAATGTCGAGTTTAGGGCAATTAGTTGCTGGCGTCGCTCATGAAATTAACAACCCGGTTAACTTTATCTATGGGAACCTCAATTACGCCGAGCAATACTTTCAGGATATATTAGAGTTACTCGAACTTTATCAAGAATCCAGTCCCCAGCCCTCAGCCAAAGTTCAAGAGCATATCGAGCTAATCGATCTCAATTTCATTACTACAGATCTGCCAAAATTACTGCATTCGATGAAAGTGGGGGCAGATCGGATCTATCAAATCGTGCGATCGCTGCGGAACTTCTCCCATCTGGATCGTGCTGAGAAAACCTCGGTGGATATTCATGAAGGCATTAATAATACCCTGTTGATTCTGCAAAGCCGCATCAAAGGCAAAGCAAGGCAAAGCACCATTACCGTTGTCAAAAACTATGGTGACTTACCCTTGATCGAGTGCTATGCAGGACAATTGAACCAAGTGTTCATGAATATTCTGTGTAACGCACTTGATGCCTTAGAAGAAGGGTTAGAGAAAGGCGCATTAGGCGAGAGTACTTCATCCAAAAACCCCATGATTGAGGTTGGTACACAGGTGATCAACGAAAACTGGATTGCTATTCGGATTGCCGATAATGGCGTGGGTATTCCCGATTCTGTTAAGCAGCGACTATTTGACCCCTTCTTTACGACCAAACCTGTTGGCAAGGGTACGGGATTAGGCTTATCTATTAGTTATCAGATCGTGGTAGAAAAGCATGGCGGGCATCTCAAGTGCTTTTCGTCACCAGGTCAGGGAACAGAGTTTGTGATTGAAATCCCTATTGAACCTAATCTAGAGCAGTACTGTTGTTCAAAGGTCTATCAAAAGCAGGTAGATTCAAATGTTCGATCATCTCAATCGTCAATTTCTAATTCCTTAAATCGCATGGCATTCAATTAA
- a CDS encoding M56 family metallopeptidase, producing MIHLILILSALAVAWLTRISWSGNEGSYQQRWQNALTKFLFPPLLLMMTAISIVCMGPQGQMVWRWEGWFSYGLAGTFLGFVGISGLKLAFAGWRSQQQVRTYPLQTLYGRPIRLLNTPLVFSAQVGFWQPELVVSQGLLETLDADHLQAVLTHEDGHFHYRDTFWFFWLGWMRQFSYGLTNTEALWQELLLLREIRADQWAAQRVDFLLLAESLLTVVSTPLMHSESVCAAFSCTAPKNRLEERIEALLADIHLPNPTHLYLSIWCLLACLPLFLIPFHR from the coding sequence ATGATTCATCTCATCCTAATTCTGAGTGCTTTAGCCGTGGCTTGGTTAACCCGAATCAGTTGGTCAGGAAATGAGGGTAGTTATCAGCAGCGCTGGCAAAATGCCTTAACCAAGTTCTTATTTCCGCCACTGCTACTGATGATGACAGCAATCTCTATCGTCTGCATGGGACCCCAAGGGCAAATGGTTTGGCGATGGGAGGGCTGGTTCAGTTATGGTTTAGCTGGCACTTTCTTAGGATTTGTGGGAATTTCAGGGTTGAAACTGGCGTTTGCCGGATGGCGTTCTCAGCAACAGGTTCGCACCTATCCTCTGCAAACCCTTTATGGTAGACCAATCCGCCTTCTCAACACACCTTTAGTTTTTAGCGCTCAAGTCGGATTTTGGCAACCGGAACTGGTGGTGAGTCAAGGCTTATTAGAGACACTGGATGCTGATCATTTGCAAGCGGTTCTCACCCATGAAGACGGACATTTTCATTATCGGGATACATTTTGGTTCTTTTGGTTGGGCTGGATGCGGCAATTCTCTTATGGATTAACTAATACAGAAGCGCTATGGCAAGAACTATTACTGTTACGAGAAATCAGAGCCGATCAATGGGCAGCACAACGGGTTGATTTTTTACTGTTAGCGGAATCCCTGTTGACGGTTGTAAGCACACCGCTGATGCATTCTGAAAGTGTCTGTGCGGCTTTTAGCTGTACTGCACCTAAAAATCGTCTTGAGGAACGGATAGAAGCGCTCTTAGCTGACATCCATTTACCCAACCCAACTCATCTATACTTATCTATCTGGTGTTTATTAGCATGTTTGCCGCTATTTTTAATACCGTTTCACCGATGA
- a CDS encoding BlaI/MecI/CopY family transcriptional regulator translates to MVPMPSYRPKQLSLGPLEAEILEIIWQLGSATTKDVHERILADPDRELAYASVTTVLRRLTQKGWLTCDRQDRAFRWQPLLSQEQARMLQAHDQLKRFLAVGNPDIIAAFADSLDQASLEQIDAIAQRLQAIREAREEQ, encoded by the coding sequence ATGGTTCCCATGCCCAGTTACCGCCCCAAACAACTCTCCCTTGGTCCATTAGAGGCAGAAATTTTAGAGATTATTTGGCAACTCGGTTCGGCTACCACAAAAGATGTTCACGAACGAATCTTAGCTGATCCAGACCGAGAGTTAGCCTATGCTTCCGTAACCACGGTATTGCGCCGCCTCACCCAAAAAGGCTGGCTAACGTGCGATCGCCAAGATCGGGCATTCCGTTGGCAACCCTTGCTCTCGCAGGAACAGGCGCGGATGCTGCAAGCCCATGATCAATTGAAGCGATTCCTGGCGGTGGGAAATCCTGATATCATCGCCGCCTTTGCCGACAGTCTCGACCAAGCTAGTCTAGAACAAATCGACGCGATCGCCCAGCGTTTGCAAGCCATCCGCGAAGCGAGGGAGGAACAATGA
- a CDS encoding aldo/keto reductase yields MHYRRFGKTNLWLSVFSLGTMRCLAGESNAEENIQHAIANGINHLETARSYGKSEPYLGNILKKLPLPREQLTITTKLPPTPDSQVMDQWIDESLERLQLDYLDCLAIHGINTWEHLTWVESPRGCMQAIQDALAEGRIRHLGFSTHAPLEVILAAIQTNLFEFINLHYYYVFQRHAPAVALANQKDMGVFIISPADKGGRLYTPPAKLVELCYPFSPLELNYRFLLSDRRITTLSVGPANPQELDAPLAVADQDGSLTPQEIEVFSRLETQAETALGTDRCSQCYQCLPCPEMINIPEVLRLRNLAVAYDMTDYGTYRYGMFENAGHWFAGVKGNRCTSCGDCLPRCPEQLDIPGLLADTHQRLNGSPRRRLWG; encoded by the coding sequence ATGCATTATCGACGGTTTGGGAAAACCAATCTGTGGCTATCTGTGTTTTCCCTGGGAACCATGCGCTGCTTGGCGGGTGAGTCCAATGCTGAGGAAAACATACAGCACGCGATCGCGAATGGGATTAATCACCTAGAAACCGCCCGTAGTTATGGTAAGAGTGAGCCGTATTTGGGGAATATCCTCAAAAAATTACCCTTACCCCGAGAACAACTCACGATTACCACCAAGCTACCGCCAACGCCTGATTCTCAGGTCATGGATCAGTGGATTGATGAATCCTTAGAGCGTCTACAGCTCGACTATCTGGATTGCTTAGCCATTCATGGGATCAACACCTGGGAACATCTGACCTGGGTCGAGTCCCCTAGAGGGTGTATGCAGGCGATACAAGACGCCTTAGCAGAAGGTCGGATTAGACACCTTGGCTTTTCCACTCATGCTCCCCTAGAGGTGATATTAGCGGCAATCCAGACCAATTTATTTGAATTTATCAACCTACATTATTACTACGTCTTTCAGCGCCATGCTCCAGCCGTAGCATTAGCGAACCAGAAGGATATGGGGGTGTTTATCATATCTCCGGCGGATAAGGGTGGACGATTGTACACTCCCCCAGCGAAACTGGTTGAACTCTGCTATCCCTTTTCGCCACTGGAGTTGAACTATCGTTTTTTATTGAGCGATCGCCGAATTACCACCCTGAGTGTAGGACCTGCTAATCCACAGGAATTGGACGCACCGTTAGCCGTTGCGGATCAAGATGGCTCCCTGACTCCCCAGGAAATTGAGGTGTTTTCTCGGTTAGAAACCCAAGCTGAGACGGCTTTAGGAACGGATCGCTGTAGCCAATGTTACCAATGTTTGCCCTGTCCGGAAATGATTAATATTCCAGAGGTATTAAGGCTGCGGAATTTGGCTGTAGCTTATGATATGACAGATTATGGGACATACCGCTATGGCATGTTTGAAAATGCGGGTCACTGGTTTGCTGGGGTGAAAGGGAATCGGTGTACAAGCTGTGGTGACTGCTTACCTCGTTGTCCGGAACAACTGGATATTCCTGGTTTGCTAGCTGATACTCATCAACGTCTCAATGGATCTCCTCGGCGTCGGCTGTGGGGATAA
- a CDS encoding bifunctional nuclease family protein — protein MIEMKVAGIALDAVTRSPIVLLKDSLERRALPIYIGQDQAKAIISALERQKAPRPLTHDLFVGLMETWEMKLERIIIHSLQDNTFYAILCVRQGEAKKEIDARPSDAISIALRTDSPIWVMEEVIADASIPVDRDADEEERQAFREFVSSIRPEDFSQHKGFKTGGEA, from the coding sequence ATGATTGAAATGAAAGTTGCTGGAATTGCATTAGATGCTGTCACCCGTAGCCCAATCGTGCTGCTGAAAGACTCACTAGAGCGACGCGCTCTGCCGATTTACATTGGACAAGATCAGGCAAAAGCAATTATCAGCGCTTTGGAACGCCAAAAAGCTCCCCGCCCTCTGACACATGATTTGTTTGTGGGTCTCATGGAAACATGGGAGATGAAGTTGGAGCGGATTATTATCCACTCCCTCCAAGATAATACCTTCTATGCGATCCTCTGCGTTCGTCAGGGTGAAGCTAAAAAAGAAATTGATGCTAGACCCAGTGATGCGATCTCGATCGCGCTTCGCACAGATAGTCCAATCTGGGTGATGGAAGAAGTTATCGCTGATGCATCAATACCCGTTGATCGAGATGCGGATGAAGAGGAACGACAGGCGTTCCGAGAGTTTGTATCGAGCATCCGACCGGAAGACTTTTCCCAGCATAAAGGATTTAAAACGGGCGGTGAAGCTTAA
- the ribE gene encoding riboflavin synthase, with the protein MFTGLIQSLGTLQPLGGDRFQLSCLPDKAAVILQDLAIGDSVAVDGICLTVEEILSQGFVATASDETLSRTTLGQRHQAATYVNLETSIRVGSKLGGHFVTGHIDGIGSLQDSVKTSNSWIMCFTAPASLQKSWQRHIARFLVPKGSIAVNGVSLTIAECDPQGSWFKVAVIPHSYAQTNLSYLQPGSWVNLESDILGKYVERLLGYQVPSANSLPINDISPEFLAEHGYL; encoded by the coding sequence GTGTTCACAGGATTAATTCAATCACTAGGAACCTTGCAACCGCTAGGCGGCGATCGCTTTCAGTTGTCTTGTCTTCCTGACAAGGCAGCCGTGATTCTACAGGATTTAGCCATTGGTGATAGTGTCGCCGTCGATGGAATATGCTTGACTGTTGAAGAAATTTTGTCCCAAGGTTTTGTGGCAACGGCTTCAGATGAAACCTTAAGCCGTACTACTCTGGGGCAACGACATCAGGCAGCAACTTATGTGAATTTGGAAACATCGATACGAGTAGGCAGTAAACTAGGGGGACATTTTGTCACGGGTCACATTGATGGCATTGGTTCACTTCAGGATTCTGTAAAAACCTCAAATTCCTGGATTATGTGTTTTACTGCACCAGCATCCTTACAAAAGTCATGGCAGCGCCACATTGCTCGGTTTTTGGTGCCAAAGGGAAGTATTGCAGTCAATGGCGTCAGTTTAACCATTGCTGAGTGTGATCCCCAAGGGAGTTGGTTTAAGGTGGCAGTTATTCCCCACAGTTATGCCCAAACTAATTTGAGTTATTTGCAGCCAGGAAGCTGGGTGAACTTAGAAAGCGATATTTTAGGCAAGTATGTTGAGAGATTACTAGGGTATCAAGTCCCTAGCGCGAATTCTTTACCCATAAATGATATTTCACCTGAATTCCTTGCCGAGCATGGGTATTTGTGA
- the fba gene encoding class II fructose-bisphosphate aldolase (catalyzes the reversible aldol condensation of dihydroxyacetonephosphate and glyceraldehyde 3-phosphate in the Calvin cycle, glycolysis, and/or gluconeogenesis): MALVPMRLLLDHAAENGYGIPAYNVNNMEQILAIMQAADEADSPVILQASRGARKYAGENFLRHLITAAVETYPHIPIAMHQDHGNGPATCYSAIRNGFTSVMMDGSLEEDAKTPASFEYNVNVTAEVVKVAHSVGVSVEGELGCLGSLETGMGDKEDGHGAEGKLSREQLLTDPDQAVEFVERTQVDALAVAIGTSHGAYKFTRKPTGEILAISRIEEIHNRLPNTHLVMHGSSSVPQEWLDMINQYGGAIPETYGVPVEEIQKGIKSGVRKVNIDTDNRLAITAAIREAAAKDPKNFDPRHFMKPSIKYMKQVCSDRYQQFGTAGNASKIKQMTLDEFAAKYAKGELAAVTKQTVTA; encoded by the coding sequence ATGGCGCTCGTACCCATGCGGCTGCTTTTAGATCATGCGGCAGAGAATGGCTATGGCATTCCAGCCTATAACGTTAACAACATGGAGCAGATCCTGGCAATTATGCAGGCTGCTGATGAAGCTGACAGCCCCGTGATTCTACAAGCCTCTCGCGGCGCTCGCAAATATGCAGGTGAGAACTTCCTGCGCCACTTGATCACGGCAGCAGTGGAAACTTACCCCCATATCCCCATTGCTATGCACCAAGACCATGGGAATGGTCCAGCCACTTGCTACTCGGCTATCCGCAATGGTTTCACCAGTGTGATGATGGACGGTTCACTGGAGGAAGATGCCAAAACTCCAGCTAGCTTCGAGTACAACGTGAATGTCACGGCTGAAGTGGTAAAAGTTGCTCACTCTGTCGGTGTCAGCGTTGAAGGGGAACTGGGTTGTCTCGGTTCTTTGGAAACGGGTATGGGTGACAAGGAAGATGGTCACGGTGCAGAAGGTAAGCTGTCCCGCGAACAATTGTTGACTGACCCGGATCAAGCGGTTGAGTTTGTTGAGCGCACCCAAGTTGATGCTTTAGCTGTAGCCATTGGCACGAGCCACGGTGCTTACAAGTTTACTCGTAAGCCCACGGGTGAAATCCTTGCCATCAGCCGGATTGAGGAAATTCATAACCGTCTACCTAATACCCATTTGGTGATGCACGGTTCCTCCTCTGTACCCCAAGAGTGGCTGGATATGATCAACCAATATGGTGGTGCAATTCCAGAAACTTACGGTGTGCCTGTAGAAGAGATTCAAAAGGGCATTAAGAGCGGTGTTCGTAAAGTGAACATTGATACCGACAATCGTTTGGCTATCACTGCTGCAATCCGTGAAGCGGCTGCCAAAGATCCCAAAAACTTTGACCCGCGCCATTTCATGAAGCCTTCTATTAAGTACATGAAGCAGGTTTGCTCGGATCGTTATCAGCAATTCGGTACGGCAGGTAATGCGAGCAAGATTAAGCAAATGACATTGGATGAGTTTGCGGCTAAGTATGCTAAGGGCGAGTTAGCGGCTGTTACGAAGCAGACCGTAACTGCTTAA
- a CDS encoding aldose epimerase family protein, with translation MFAIALKQEQYSTYILTAQDTQSRLEVVPERGGLISHWSVQGQDILYFDAERFRDPTLSVRGGIPILFPICGNLPDNTYTHQGKPYQLKQHGFARDLPWQVTERVTNDLVSLTLVLNSNDQTRAVYPFDWQLTFTYQLQFEIPAAEYQDQLTGQVSSFKGGFDWSEDEIDVAFRQVTDQSATVTDQQRRLKLTLSYDELYSTLVFWTVKGKDYYCLEPWSAPRNALNTGENLTKLAPGESLETSVQLNVTFF, from the coding sequence CGCGCTCAAACAGGAGCAATACTCAACCTATATCCTCACTGCCCAAGACACTCAGTCTCGGCTGGAAGTCGTTCCCGAACGCGGCGGTCTGATTTCTCACTGGAGTGTTCAAGGTCAGGACATCCTCTACTTCGATGCCGAACGGTTTCGAGACCCGACCTTGAGTGTGCGGGGTGGTATCCCGATTTTGTTTCCCATCTGCGGCAACTTACCGGACAATACCTACACCCATCAGGGCAAACCCTATCAACTCAAACAGCATGGTTTCGCCCGTGATTTGCCCTGGCAGGTCACAGAACGAGTTACCAATGACTTGGTTAGCCTAACCCTAGTCCTCAATAGTAACGACCAAACTCGCGCTGTATATCCCTTCGACTGGCAACTCACCTTCACGTACCAACTTCAGTTTGAGATTCCGGCGGCGGAGTATCAGGATCAGCTAACCGGACAAGTTTCCTCCTTCAAGGGGGGTTTTGATTGGAGCGAGGATGAAATTGATGTCGCCTTTCGCCAAGTCACCGATCAATCGGCAACGGTGACAGATCAGCAACGACGGTTAAAACTAACCCTGAGCTATGATGAACTCTATTCAACTCTCGTCTTCTGGACGGTTAAAGGCAAAGACTATTACTGTTTGGAACCTTGGAGCGCTCCCCGTAACGCATTAAATACAGGAGAGAATCTCACCAAGTTAGCTCCTGGAGAGAGTTTGGAGACTTCCGTACAACTCAATGTCACTTTTTTTTGA